In Fusarium oxysporum f. sp. lycopersici 4287 supercont2.98 genomic scaffold, whole genome shotgun sequence, the following proteins share a genomic window:
- a CDS encoding uncharacterized protein (At least one base has a quality score < 10), protein MDKQTYDIHYAGFALRPDTVGTKLEEQLMMKVLQFFKSAVNPADYINIVREFNHFRAQSGGRFAAGGLVYSKEWTPLDAWMLLDNQGSKLAALAVRIFGTIANSVPSERSFSAVNFLHSKARNRLTPANADKLAFIYMNERVLERITQSQNQPLDHRNDHSTVVSWEDLTEDGWLTLEDTYMEIHCASNLEVDAVVGEFTHQPASDGEETVVDTLEVEDGSESEGAGEKLT, encoded by the coding sequence ATGGATAAACAGACATATGATATTCATTATGCGGGATTTGCATTACGGCCTGACACAGTCGGGACTAAGCTTGAAGAACAGCTGATGATGAAAGTGCTGCAGTTCTTTAAGTCAGCAGTCAATCCTGCTGACTACATCAATATTGTTCGAGAATTTAACCACTTCCGAGCACAATCGGGCGGCCGGTTTGCTGCAGGAGGCTTAGTCTATTCAAAAGAATGGACTCCATTAGATGCTTGGATGCTTCTTGATAACCAAGGCAGCAAGCTGGCTGCACTTGCAGTCCGGATCTTTGGAACCATAGCCAATTCAGTTCCCTCAGAGAGATCATTCTCGGCAGTTAACTTCCTCCACAGCAAGGCACGCAACAGACTCACACCAGCCAACGCTGACAAGTTGGCGTTCATCTACATGAACGAACGGGTGCTAGAGAGGATAACGCAGTCTCAGAATCAACCTCTTGATCATCGCAATGATCATTCTACGGTGGTCAGCTGGGAAGATTTGACAGAAGACGGTTGGCTTACACTCGAAGATACGTATATGGAAATTCATTGCGCATCAAATCTGGAAGTTGACGCTGTTGTCGGCGAGTTCACTCACCAACCCGCCTCCGACGGAGAAGAGACAGTGGTGGACACACTTGAGGTCGAAGATGGGTCAGAGAGCGAAGGAGCGGGGGAAAAATTGACCTAA